The following are from one region of the Variovorax sp. V213 genome:
- a CDS encoding MFS transporter: MQASAPTLSIKQVLICGAMIVTLSMGIRHGFGLWLQPITQAQDWTRQTFSFALAVQNLSWGIFGVFAGMVADRFGAFRVLVAGTAFYALGLLGMAYSPTPLLFTLSAGVLIGAAQAGTTYAVVYGVIGRQIPAERRSWAMGVAAAAGSFGQFLMAPIEGRLIGHLGWQTALAVVAVLALVIVPLAFGLREPQRGALAGHREQSVLQAVGEAFRYPSFGLLMAGYFVCGFQLAFIGIHMPTYLRDQRLAADVAGYALALIGLFNVFGTYTVGLLGQKLAKRKILAAIYLARAVSIVLFLLVPISPLSVYVFSAAMGFLWLSTVPATNAIIAGIFGVAHLSMLSGFVFLSHQVGSFIGVWLGGYLYDTTGSYDIVWYIAIALGVFAALINLPVKEGAIGRGVRPAVVPG; this comes from the coding sequence ATGCAAGCCTCCGCTCCCACTCTCTCGATCAAGCAGGTGCTGATCTGCGGCGCCATGATCGTCACGCTTTCGATGGGCATCCGACACGGCTTTGGCCTCTGGCTGCAGCCGATCACGCAGGCGCAGGACTGGACGCGCCAGACCTTCTCGTTCGCGCTGGCCGTGCAGAATCTGTCGTGGGGCATCTTCGGCGTGTTCGCGGGCATGGTGGCCGACCGCTTCGGCGCCTTCCGGGTCCTGGTCGCGGGCACGGCGTTCTATGCGCTGGGCCTGCTGGGCATGGCGTATTCGCCCACGCCGCTGCTGTTCACGCTCAGCGCCGGCGTGCTGATCGGCGCGGCGCAGGCGGGCACGACCTATGCGGTCGTCTACGGCGTGATCGGGCGCCAGATTCCGGCCGAGCGGCGCTCGTGGGCCATGGGCGTGGCGGCGGCGGCCGGCTCGTTCGGCCAGTTCCTGATGGCGCCCATCGAGGGCCGCTTGATCGGCCACCTGGGCTGGCAGACCGCGCTGGCGGTGGTGGCGGTGCTGGCGCTGGTGATCGTGCCGCTGGCCTTCGGCCTGCGCGAACCGCAGCGCGGGGCGCTGGCCGGACACCGCGAGCAATCCGTGCTGCAGGCTGTGGGCGAGGCCTTCCGCTACCCGAGCTTCGGCCTGCTGATGGCCGGCTACTTCGTCTGCGGCTTCCAGCTTGCGTTCATCGGCATCCACATGCCGACCTACCTGCGCGACCAGCGCCTGGCGGCCGACGTGGCGGGCTACGCGCTGGCGCTGATCGGGCTTTTCAACGTGTTCGGCACCTACACGGTCGGGCTGCTGGGGCAGAAGCTGGCCAAGCGCAAGATCCTGGCGGCCATCTACCTTGCGCGGGCGGTCTCGATCGTGCTGTTTCTGCTGGTGCCGATCTCGCCGCTCAGTGTGTATGTGTTCTCTGCGGCCATGGGCTTTCTCTGGCTTTCGACCGTGCCCGCCACCAACGCGATCATCGCGGGCATCTTCGGGGTCGCCCATTTGTCGATGCTCAGCGGCTTTGTGTTCCTGAGCCACCAGGTCGGATCGTTCATCGGCGTCTGGCTCGGCGGCTACCTGTACGACACCACGGGCAGCTACGACATCGTCTGGTACATCGCGATTGCCCTGGGCGTGTTCGCGGCGCTGATCAACCTGCCGGTCAAGGAAGGCGCCATCGGGCGCGGCGTCCGGCCGGCCGTCGTGCCCGGCTGA
- a CDS encoding DNA topoisomerase IV subunit B — translation MATPPKTPPSSSSASSGYSEGSIRVLKGLEPVKQRPGMYTRTDNPLHIIQEVLDNAADEALAGYGKKIKVTLHADNSVSIEDDGRGIPFGLHPEEKAPVVELVFTRLHAGGKFDKGSGGAYSFSGGLHGVGVSVTNALSKRLEVVSHREGSVARLAFSAGDVVEALEIRKLEAGERRQGTTVRAWPDAKYFETAALPMGELTHLLRSKAVLMPGVSVTLTVEKTKETQQWLYKGGLSDYLMQTLNGDPVIPLFEGSGHADKNADNFAEGEGADWCVAFTEDGQPVRESYVNLIPTSAGGTHESGLRDGLFTAVKGFIELHSLLPKGVKLLPEDVFARASYVLSAKVLDPQFQGQIKERLNSRDAVRLVSSFVRPALELWLNQHVDYGRKLAELAIKAAQTRQRAGQKVEKRKGSGVAVLPGKLTDCESKDISHNEVFLVEGDSAGGSAKMGRDKESQAILPLRGKVLNTWEVERDRLFANTEIHDISVAVGVDPHGPSDSPDMSGLRYGKICILSDADVDGSHIQVLLLTLFFRHFPKLIEAGHVYVAKPPLFRVDAPARGKKPASKVYALDEGELTATLDKLRKDGVREGAWSISRFKGLGEMSAEQLWETTLNPDTRRLMKVQLGRFDFTSTQGEITKLMGKGEAAARRELMELRADDVDIDV, via the coding sequence ATGGCGACTCCCCCCAAGACTCCCCCCAGTTCATCGTCCGCGTCCTCCGGGTACTCGGAAGGTTCCATCCGCGTGCTCAAGGGCCTCGAGCCCGTGAAGCAGCGCCCGGGCATGTACACCCGGACCGACAACCCCCTGCACATCATCCAGGAAGTGCTCGACAACGCCGCCGACGAGGCGCTGGCGGGCTACGGCAAGAAGATCAAGGTCACGCTGCACGCCGACAACTCGGTCAGCATCGAAGACGACGGCCGCGGCATTCCGTTCGGCCTGCACCCCGAAGAAAAGGCCCCGGTGGTCGAGCTGGTGTTCACCCGCCTGCACGCGGGCGGCAAGTTCGACAAGGGCTCGGGCGGCGCCTACAGCTTCTCGGGCGGCCTGCACGGCGTGGGCGTGTCGGTGACCAATGCGCTTTCCAAGCGGCTTGAAGTCGTCTCGCACCGCGAAGGCTCCGTGGCCAGGCTGGCCTTCAGCGCCGGCGACGTGGTCGAGGCGCTCGAAATCCGCAAGCTCGAAGCCGGCGAGCGCCGCCAGGGCACCACGGTGCGCGCCTGGCCCGACGCCAAGTACTTCGAGACCGCCGCATTGCCGATGGGCGAGCTCACGCACCTGCTGCGCAGCAAGGCCGTGCTGATGCCCGGCGTGAGCGTCACGCTCACTGTCGAGAAGACCAAGGAAACGCAGCAGTGGCTCTACAAGGGCGGCCTGAGCGACTACCTGATGCAGACGCTCAACGGCGACCCGGTGATCCCGCTGTTCGAAGGCAGCGGCCATGCCGACAAGAACGCGGACAACTTCGCCGAAGGCGAGGGCGCCGACTGGTGCGTGGCCTTCACCGAAGACGGCCAGCCGGTGCGCGAGAGCTACGTCAACCTGATTCCCACCAGCGCCGGCGGCACGCACGAAAGCGGCCTGCGCGACGGCCTCTTCACGGCGGTGAAGGGCTTCATCGAGCTGCATTCGCTGCTGCCCAAGGGCGTGAAGCTGTTGCCCGAAGACGTGTTCGCGCGCGCCTCGTATGTGCTGAGTGCCAAGGTGCTCGACCCGCAGTTCCAGGGCCAGATCAAGGAACGGCTCAACTCGCGCGATGCGGTGCGGCTGGTGTCGAGCTTCGTGCGCCCCGCGCTCGAGCTGTGGCTCAACCAGCACGTCGACTACGGCAGGAAGCTCGCCGAACTGGCGATCAAGGCCGCCCAGACGCGCCAGCGCGCCGGCCAGAAGGTCGAGAAGCGCAAGGGCTCCGGCGTGGCCGTGCTGCCGGGCAAGCTGACCGATTGCGAGAGCAAGGACATCAGCCACAACGAAGTCTTCCTGGTCGAGGGCGACTCGGCCGGCGGCAGCGCCAAGATGGGCCGCGACAAGGAAAGCCAGGCCATCCTGCCGCTGCGCGGCAAGGTGCTGAACACCTGGGAAGTCGAGCGCGACCGGCTCTTTGCCAACACCGAAATCCACGACATCTCGGTGGCCGTGGGCGTCGATCCGCACGGCCCCAGCGACTCGCCCGACATGAGCGGCCTGCGCTACGGCAAGATCTGCATCCTTTCCGATGCCGACGTGGACGGCTCGCACATCCAGGTGCTGCTGCTCACGCTGTTCTTCCGGCACTTTCCGAAACTCATCGAAGCCGGCCATGTGTATGTCGCAAAGCCGCCACTCTTTCGCGTCGACGCCCCGGCGCGCGGCAAGAAGCCGGCCTCCAAGGTCTATGCGCTCGACGAGGGCGAATTGACCGCCACGCTCGACAAATTGCGCAAAGATGGCGTGCGCGAAGGCGCCTGGAGCATCAGCCGCTTCAAGGGCCTGGGTGAAATGAGCGCGGAACAATTGTGGGAAACCACGCTCAATCCGGATACCCGGCGCCTGATGAAGGTGCAGCTGGGGCGCTTCGACTTCACGTCCACCCAGGGAGAGATCACCAAGCTCATGGGCAAGGGCGAGGCAGCCGCGCGGCGCGAGTTGATGGAACTGCGCGCCGACGATGTCGACATCGATGTTTGA
- a CDS encoding lytic transglycosylase domain-containing protein: MRPLFLALLLFCTQQGLAHAADIYGYIDSKGVAHFAAEKIDERYQIFFRRGQSFDTSQGVAPFGRGGRKLDGKVPQASQTLLALFEASPSYKTAKAALRDAADKHSIDYELLQALIATESGFDAQAVSPKGAMGLMQLMPATAQRYGVSADKRSTIEKKLFDPRVNIAAGSRYLRDLIAMFPGQIELALAAYNAGEGAVQRAGNKIPNYKETQNYVQTVLQLYAYLKPSATLGGGARGGKAPGRIRMELTVPKGGALGRGNMPPDSPSGMPAMPEMPEQPTVLDGAADAPVS, translated from the coding sequence ATGCGTCCGTTGTTCCTGGCCCTGCTGCTTTTTTGCACGCAGCAGGGGCTTGCGCACGCCGCTGACATCTACGGCTACATCGACAGCAAGGGCGTGGCCCATTTCGCGGCGGAAAAGATCGACGAGCGCTATCAGATCTTCTTTCGCCGCGGCCAGAGTTTCGACACCTCGCAGGGCGTGGCGCCGTTCGGGCGCGGCGGGCGCAAGCTCGATGGAAAGGTGCCGCAGGCGTCGCAGACCCTGCTTGCTCTTTTCGAGGCCTCACCGAGCTACAAGACCGCGAAGGCCGCGTTGCGCGATGCGGCGGACAAGCATTCGATCGACTACGAATTGCTGCAGGCGCTGATCGCGACCGAATCGGGCTTCGATGCGCAGGCCGTGTCGCCCAAGGGCGCGATGGGGCTCATGCAGCTCATGCCGGCCACCGCGCAGCGCTATGGCGTCTCGGCGGACAAGCGCAGCACCATCGAGAAGAAGCTGTTCGATCCGCGCGTCAACATCGCCGCGGGCTCGCGCTATTTGCGTGACCTGATCGCCATGTTCCCGGGCCAGATCGAACTGGCGCTGGCCGCCTACAACGCCGGCGAGGGCGCCGTGCAGCGCGCAGGCAACAAGATTCCGAACTACAAGGAAACTCAGAACTACGTGCAGACGGTGTTGCAGCTCTATGCGTACTTGAAGCCCTCGGCAACGCTGGGTGGCGGCGCGCGCGGCGGCAAGGCACCGGGGCGCATCCGCATGGAGCTCACGGTGCCGAAGGGCGGTGCCCTGGGCCGTGGCAACATGCCGCCCGATTCACCGAGCGGCATGCCGGCGATGCCCGAGATGCCCGAGCAGCCGACGGTGCTGGACGGCGCAGCGGACGCGCCGGTGTCCTGA
- a CDS encoding Kelch repeat-containing protein, with translation MHRRSFVLATAACALAGTARAQHAAPHDTLPVAPSSNEPYARLQGGVPHHMTPEQEAQRVTESPAPAGSAGRWVPRAALPIPRSEMAWATAAQGRMHVVGGYGEGAVNRDYHHIYDPKADRWLDGAPLPRGANHVAVTADDGRVYALGGFVEQNRRSDTNAYVYEIAANRWTAIAPLPRPRGAAASVMLGGALHLIGGASEPAAERASVGWHEVYDPKADRWSSAKPLPGARDHVGCVAHGGQIHVIGGRFNTFEYNTDLHHAYLPARDTWELRSPLPTARSGHGLVVYRGRFFAMGGEGGFLAGGVPRQAKVFGQMESYDPVADTWQRHAPMTTPRHAVGAAVIGDWIYVAGGGAVLGGSVQSAVHEAFTLG, from the coding sequence ATGCACCGCCGAAGCTTCGTCCTCGCGACAGCTGCCTGCGCGCTGGCGGGCACGGCGCGCGCGCAGCATGCGGCCCCGCACGACACCCTGCCCGTGGCGCCTTCCTCGAACGAGCCGTATGCGCGGCTGCAAGGCGGCGTGCCACACCACATGACGCCCGAGCAGGAGGCGCAGCGCGTCACCGAGAGCCCCGCACCGGCCGGCTCCGCCGGACGCTGGGTGCCGCGCGCGGCACTGCCGATTCCGCGCAGCGAGATGGCCTGGGCCACGGCGGCCCAGGGGCGCATGCACGTGGTCGGCGGCTATGGCGAGGGCGCGGTCAACCGCGACTACCACCACATCTACGACCCCAAGGCCGACCGCTGGCTGGACGGCGCGCCGTTGCCGCGCGGCGCCAACCATGTCGCGGTGACGGCCGATGACGGGCGCGTGTATGCGCTTGGCGGTTTCGTCGAACAGAACCGCCGCTCCGACACCAACGCCTACGTCTACGAGATCGCGGCCAACCGCTGGACCGCCATCGCGCCGTTGCCGCGACCGCGCGGCGCCGCGGCATCCGTGATGCTTGGCGGCGCTCTGCACCTGATCGGCGGCGCTTCCGAGCCCGCGGCCGAGCGCGCCAGCGTGGGCTGGCACGAGGTCTACGACCCGAAGGCCGACCGCTGGTCGAGCGCCAAGCCGCTGCCCGGCGCGCGCGACCACGTGGGCTGCGTGGCGCACGGCGGCCAGATCCACGTGATCGGCGGGCGCTTCAACACCTTCGAATACAACACCGACCTGCACCACGCCTACCTGCCCGCGCGCGACACCTGGGAGCTGCGCTCGCCGCTGCCCACCGCGCGATCGGGCCATGGGCTCGTGGTGTATCGCGGCCGCTTCTTCGCCATGGGCGGGGAGGGCGGCTTCCTGGCGGGCGGCGTGCCGCGCCAGGCCAAGGTGTTCGGCCAGATGGAAAGCTACGATCCCGTGGCCGACACCTGGCAGCGCCACGCACCGATGACCACGCCGCGGCACGCCGTCGGTGCCGCGGTGATCGGCGACTGGATCTACGTGGCCGGCGGCGGCGCGGTGCTCGGCGGCTCCGTGCAGTCCGCGGTGCACGAGGCTTTCACACTAGGCTGA
- the parC gene encoding DNA topoisomerase IV subunit A, translating to MDSQPPLDLQGPTDGDTTLTLADYAQTAYLEYALSVVKGRALPDVSDGQKPVQRRILYSMSRMGLGFGGANGAVGAKPVKSARVVGDVLGRFHPHSDQAAYDALVRMAQDFSQRYPLVDGQGNFGSRDGDGAAAMRYTEARLARITSLLLDEIDEGTVDFIPNYDGSTEEPRLLPARLPFTLLNGASGIAVGLATEIPSHNLREIADACVALIKANGKLSDEELLQIVPGPDYPGGAQIISGPADIADAYRTGRGSLKVRARWKIEDLARGQWQLVVNELPPGVSTQKVLEEIEEITNPKVKAGKKALSAEQTQLKAALLSVLDVVRDESSKDAAVRLVFEPKTSRISQEEFITTLLAQTSLETSSPINLTMVGIDGKPTQKSLRQMLNEWIAFRAVTVEKRSQHRLGKVLDRIHILEGRQLVLLNIDEVIAIIRAAEDPKAALIARFNLSERQAEDILEIRLRQLARLEAIKIEQELKGLREEQKKLEDILASPAALRRLLVKEIESDAKTFEDPRRTLIQAEKRAVAEVKVVDEPVTVIVSQKGWVRAQKGWASEKNGANGSAAPEYSFKSGDALYGAFECRSVDTLLVFGSAKDKSVRVYTVPVASLPGARGDGQPVTTLIELDAGTHVTHFFAGPVGASVLLANTGGYGFIATVENMMSRQRGGKAFIDVGEGEQLCRPSLVGGASGAEPMPAATHVACASTGGRILTFDITELKSLPKGGRGLTLIDLEAKDTLAGAAAYTRSVKIEGIGRGGKERDETLEIRTLNNARGSRARKGKAADLGFKPAGIVRVL from the coding sequence ATGGACTCCCAACCTCCGCTCGATCTCCAGGGTCCCACCGACGGCGACACCACCCTCACGCTGGCCGACTACGCACAAACCGCCTATCTCGAATACGCACTCAGCGTGGTCAAGGGCCGCGCACTGCCCGACGTTTCCGACGGCCAGAAGCCGGTGCAGCGGCGCATCCTCTATTCGATGTCGCGCATGGGCCTGGGCTTTGGCGGCGCCAACGGCGCCGTGGGTGCCAAGCCCGTCAAGAGCGCGCGCGTGGTAGGCGACGTGCTCGGCCGCTTCCACCCGCACAGCGACCAGGCGGCCTATGACGCGCTGGTGCGCATGGCGCAGGATTTTTCGCAGCGCTACCCGCTGGTCGACGGCCAGGGCAACTTCGGCAGCCGCGACGGCGACGGCGCCGCGGCCATGCGCTACACCGAGGCGCGGCTCGCGCGCATCACCAGCCTGCTGCTCGACGAGATCGACGAAGGCACGGTCGACTTCATTCCCAACTACGACGGCAGCACCGAAGAGCCGCGCCTCTTGCCTGCGCGCCTGCCGTTCACGCTGCTCAATGGCGCCAGCGGCATCGCCGTCGGCCTGGCCACCGAAATCCCGAGCCACAACCTGCGCGAGATCGCCGATGCCTGCGTGGCGCTGATCAAGGCAAACGGCAAGCTCAGCGACGAGGAACTGCTGCAGATCGTGCCCGGCCCCGACTATCCCGGTGGGGCCCAGATCATCAGCGGCCCGGCCGACATCGCCGACGCCTACCGCACCGGCCGCGGCTCGCTCAAGGTGCGCGCGCGCTGGAAGATCGAAGACCTCGCGCGCGGCCAGTGGCAGCTCGTGGTCAATGAGCTGCCGCCCGGCGTCAGCACGCAGAAGGTGCTCGAAGAGATCGAGGAAATCACCAACCCGAAGGTCAAGGCCGGCAAGAAGGCACTCTCCGCCGAGCAGACCCAGCTGAAGGCCGCGTTGCTCTCGGTGCTCGACGTGGTGCGCGACGAATCCAGCAAGGATGCCGCCGTGCGGCTGGTGTTCGAGCCCAAGACCTCGCGCATCAGCCAGGAAGAGTTCATCACCACGCTGCTCGCGCAGACCTCGCTCGAAACCTCGTCGCCGATCAACCTCACCATGGTGGGCATCGACGGCAAGCCCACGCAGAAGTCGCTGCGCCAGATGCTCAACGAGTGGATCGCGTTCCGCGCGGTCACTGTCGAGAAGCGCTCGCAGCATCGACTGGGCAAGGTGCTGGATCGCATCCACATCCTCGAAGGCCGGCAGCTGGTGCTGCTCAACATCGACGAGGTGATCGCGATCATCCGCGCGGCGGAGGACCCGAAGGCGGCACTCATTGCGCGCTTCAACCTCAGCGAACGCCAGGCCGAGGACATCCTTGAAATCCGGTTGCGCCAACTCGCGCGGCTCGAAGCCATCAAGATCGAGCAGGAGCTCAAAGGCCTGCGCGAAGAGCAGAAGAAGCTCGAGGACATCCTGGCCAGCCCCGCCGCGCTGCGCCGCTTGCTGGTCAAGGAAATCGAGTCCGACGCCAAGACCTTCGAAGACCCGCGCCGCACGCTCATCCAGGCCGAGAAGCGCGCCGTGGCCGAAGTCAAGGTGGTCGATGAGCCCGTCACCGTCATCGTCTCGCAGAAGGGCTGGGTCCGTGCGCAAAAGGGCTGGGCCAGCGAGAAGAACGGCGCCAACGGCTCGGCAGCGCCCGAATACAGCTTCAAGTCCGGCGACGCCCTTTATGGCGCCTTCGAGTGCCGCAGCGTCGACACGCTGCTGGTCTTCGGCAGCGCCAAGGACAAATCGGTACGCGTCTACACGGTGCCCGTGGCGTCGCTCCCCGGCGCGCGCGGCGACGGCCAACCCGTGACCACGCTCATCGAACTCGATGCCGGCACGCACGTCACGCACTTCTTCGCGGGGCCGGTGGGCGCGAGCGTGCTGCTGGCCAACACGGGCGGCTACGGCTTCATCGCCACCGTCGAGAACATGATGTCGCGCCAGCGCGGCGGCAAGGCCTTCATCGACGTGGGCGAGGGCGAGCAGCTCTGCCGGCCGTCGCTGGTGGGCGGCGCGAGCGGCGCGGAGCCGATGCCGGCGGCCACGCACGTGGCCTGCGCCTCGACCGGCGGCCGCATCCTGACCTTCGACATCACCGAGCTCAAGAGCCTGCCGAAGGGCGGCCGCGGCCTCACGCTGATCGACCTGGAGGCGAAGGACACGCTGGCGGGCGCCGCGGCCTACACGCGCAGCGTGAAGATCGAAGGCATTGGCCGCGGTGGCAAGGAGCGCGACGAGACGCTGGAGATCCGCACGCTCAACAACGCGCGCGGCAGCCGTGCACGCAAGGGCAAGGCGGCCGACCTCGGCTTCAAGCCGGCCGGCATCGTGCGGGTGTTGTGA
- a CDS encoding MBL fold metallo-hydrolase, producing MNNDPRPPNLLKRSFRRCATLLFAASCTLVAACTSNSGCEARYDASPQFKGCTFQNLPNPEVMPSASGWRIWSRFIVGSKIDTVPVDPIPVRMLSTADLDALDAKANHVVRLGHSSHLFKLQGKYWLIDPVFSERASPFSFVGPKRFHKPPLTLEQLPPIEGLVLSHDHYDHLDVATIEYLALRVKHYFVPLGVRARLVAMGVPAERVTEFDWWQSGEHDGVKLTATPAQHFSGRTLTDRDRTLWASWVVQSGDQRIFYSGDSGYFPGFKQIGERFGGFDLALMENGAYDAYWPAVHMTPEQSVQAFEDLRGKVLYSVHNSTFDLAFHTWHDPLDRIADLSQAKKIELATPVIGEVLTVGKARTNERWWQGLR from the coding sequence ATGAACAACGATCCTCGCCCCCCGAACCTCCTGAAGCGCAGCTTTCGCCGTTGCGCCACTTTGCTGTTCGCGGCCAGCTGCACGCTGGTGGCCGCCTGCACCAGCAACAGCGGATGCGAGGCGCGCTACGACGCGTCGCCGCAGTTCAAGGGCTGTACTTTCCAGAATCTGCCGAACCCCGAAGTCATGCCTTCCGCCAGCGGATGGCGGATCTGGTCGCGCTTCATCGTGGGCAGCAAGATCGACACCGTGCCGGTCGATCCGATTCCCGTGCGCATGCTGAGCACCGCCGATCTGGACGCGCTCGATGCCAAGGCCAACCACGTGGTTCGGCTCGGCCATTCGTCGCACCTGTTCAAGCTGCAGGGCAAGTACTGGCTGATCGACCCGGTGTTCAGCGAACGAGCCTCGCCGTTCAGCTTCGTCGGGCCCAAGCGCTTCCACAAGCCGCCGCTCACGCTCGAGCAATTGCCGCCGATCGAAGGCCTCGTCCTCTCGCACGACCACTACGACCACCTCGACGTGGCCACCATCGAGTACCTTGCACTGCGCGTAAAGCACTACTTCGTGCCGCTGGGCGTGCGTGCGCGGCTCGTGGCCATGGGCGTGCCCGCGGAGCGCGTGACGGAGTTCGACTGGTGGCAAAGCGGCGAGCACGACGGCGTGAAGCTCACCGCCACGCCGGCACAGCACTTCTCGGGCCGCACGCTGACCGACCGCGACCGCACGCTGTGGGCTTCATGGGTGGTGCAAAGCGGCGACCAGCGCATCTTCTACAGCGGGGACTCGGGTTACTTTCCGGGCTTCAAGCAGATCGGCGAGCGCTTCGGCGGCTTCGACCTGGCACTGATGGAAAACGGCGCCTACGACGCCTACTGGCCCGCCGTGCACATGACGCCCGAGCAGAGCGTGCAAGCATTTGAAGACCTGCGCGGCAAGGTCCTCTATTCGGTGCACAACAGCACCTTCGACCTCGCCTTTCACACCTGGCACGATCCGCTGGACCGCATTGCCGATCTGTCGCAGGCAAAGAAGATCGAACTGGCGACACCGGTGATCGGCGAAGTGCTGACGGTAGGGAAGGCGCGCACCAATGAGCGCTGGTGGCAGGGCCTGCGCTAG
- a CDS encoding esterase/lipase family protein: MSSNRYPIIYVRGYAMTEAERDDTAADPFCGFNVGSTVYRATVKKDAPAQKFVFESPVVRLLADYQYQSVYQNGLDILDNDWKPSPDETGKDVDGIPAASIVIYRYYDSGSELLGDGKSRDVKIYAQGLGKLILRVRDLVALREGPAFPAADFRCYLVAHSMGGLVVRAFLQNPALGDAAARACVDKVFTYATPHNGIDMGGVNVPAWLTANEMNTFNREKMSEFLDTAPVDGRMDYLPAAAFPAERFFCMVGSNRGDYEAAKGLSRMFAGHGSDGLVRIENASLWSIDELKRSKPVATAYAFRSHSGYFGIVNSEEAYQNLVRFLFGDVRVDLWFDVDGVTLPPDLPKDADVDALYQVELLAAPRGKRWYLSRRVAEEDSPACRTHKELTDPEKPERRSIYLSTVFLANKARVKQDRPTLAYAMTLGVRVPDYQVNKKFWIDGHYEGSSLFRDTLVIEIAPPRADDPAQNWNVKYGWQTDTAGQASLPISPKQLANGKLQFIVPLSSLGAAPAAPGISGKVRLEVSAWS, from the coding sequence ATGAGCAGCAACCGCTATCCCATCATCTACGTGCGCGGCTACGCCATGACCGAAGCTGAGCGCGACGACACCGCCGCCGATCCGTTCTGCGGCTTCAATGTGGGCTCCACCGTGTACCGCGCCACGGTCAAGAAGGACGCGCCGGCGCAGAAGTTCGTCTTCGAATCTCCGGTGGTGCGGCTCCTTGCCGACTACCAATACCAGAGCGTCTATCAAAACGGCCTGGACATTCTCGACAACGACTGGAAGCCTTCGCCCGACGAAACCGGCAAGGACGTGGACGGCATTCCGGCCGCCTCCATCGTCATCTACCGCTACTACGACAGCGGCTCGGAGCTGCTGGGCGACGGCAAGTCGCGCGACGTGAAGATCTACGCGCAGGGCCTGGGCAAGCTGATCCTTCGCGTGCGCGACCTGGTGGCGCTGCGCGAGGGGCCCGCTTTCCCGGCGGCCGACTTCCGCTGCTACCTGGTGGCGCATTCGATGGGCGGCCTGGTGGTGCGGGCCTTCCTGCAGAACCCGGCGCTCGGCGATGCAGCGGCGCGGGCCTGCGTCGACAAGGTGTTTACCTATGCCACACCGCACAACGGCATCGACATGGGCGGCGTCAACGTGCCGGCCTGGCTCACGGCCAACGAGATGAACACCTTCAACCGCGAGAAGATGTCGGAGTTTCTGGACACGGCCCCGGTCGACGGCCGCATGGACTACCTGCCGGCCGCGGCCTTTCCGGCCGAGCGCTTCTTCTGCATGGTGGGCTCCAACCGCGGCGACTACGAAGCGGCCAAGGGCCTTTCGCGCATGTTCGCGGGCCACGGCAGCGACGGGCTGGTGCGCATCGAGAACGCCTCGCTCTGGTCCATCGACGAGCTGAAACGCAGCAAGCCCGTGGCCACTGCCTATGCCTTTCGTTCGCACTCGGGCTACTTCGGCATCGTCAATTCCGAGGAGGCCTACCAGAACCTCGTGCGCTTTCTGTTTGGCGACGTGCGCGTCGATCTCTGGTTCGACGTCGACGGCGTCACCCTGCCACCGGATCTGCCCAAGGATGCCGACGTGGATGCGCTCTACCAGGTCGAACTGCTCGCCGCGCCGCGCGGCAAGCGCTGGTACCTGAGCCGGCGCGTGGCCGAGGAAGACTCGCCCGCCTGCCGCACGCACAAGGAACTGACCGACCCCGAAAAGCCCGAGCGGCGCTCGATCTATCTCTCGACCGTGTTCCTTGCCAACAAGGCCCGCGTGAAGCAGGACCGCCCGACGCTGGCCTACGCCATGACGCTGGGCGTGCGCGTGCCCGACTACCAGGTGAACAAGAAGTTCTGGATCGACGGCCACTACGAAGGCAGTTCGCTGTTCCGCGACACGCTGGTCATCGAGATCGCGCCGCCCCGGGCGGACGATCCGGCGCAGAACTGGAACGTCAAGTACGGCTGGCAGACCGACACCGCGGGGCAGGCGTCGCTGCCGATCAGCCCGAAGCAGCTGGCCAATGGCAAGCTGCAGTTCATCGTTCCGCTTTCCAGCCTGGGCGCGGCACCGGCGGCTCCGGGCATCAGCGGCAAGGTACGGCTCGAAGTGAGCGCCTGGAGCTGA
- a CDS encoding cysteine hydrolase family protein produces the protein MKTAVLVIDMQHGLCDDPPRPHEAGEVVQRINALTERARAAGVPVAFIQHENAVDLEFDSERWQLAHALHVDSRDTKIRKTTPDSFLRTPLEAWLTGQGVQRVVICGYSSEFCVDTTTRRAAGLGYEVMLAADAHTSHDKPHATGAFIRAHHNATLSDITSFGVPIRAVASADMAF, from the coding sequence ATGAAAACTGCCGTTCTCGTCATCGACATGCAGCATGGCCTCTGCGACGATCCGCCGCGCCCTCACGAGGCCGGTGAGGTCGTGCAGCGGATCAATGCGCTCACCGAACGCGCGCGTGCCGCAGGCGTGCCGGTGGCTTTCATCCAGCACGAGAACGCCGTCGACCTGGAGTTCGATTCCGAGCGCTGGCAACTGGCTCATGCGCTGCACGTCGATTCGCGCGACACCAAGATCCGCAAGACCACGCCCGACTCCTTCCTGCGCACGCCGCTCGAGGCCTGGCTGACCGGGCAAGGGGTGCAGCGCGTGGTGATCTGCGGCTACTCGTCGGAGTTTTGCGTGGACACCACCACGCGCCGCGCCGCCGGGCTGGGCTACGAGGTCATGCTCGCGGCCGACGCCCACACCTCGCACGACAAGCCGCACGCCACGGGCGCCTTCATTCGCGCACACCACAACGCCACGCTGTCGGACATCACGAGCTTTGGCGTGCCGATCCGCGCCGTGGCCTCGGCCGACATGGCTTTCTGA